The Vanessa atalanta chromosome 24, ilVanAtal1.2, whole genome shotgun sequence genome has a segment encoding these proteins:
- the LOC125073269 gene encoding putative vitellogenin receptor, with amino-acid sequence MTVLLIILMWLVTCQAEFNDEMQFFDPECLVEGAFFCLGGGCISQDKYCDGNRDCEDGSDENFCINHAPDALYCNETHQFLCGDGHKCVPSSWVCNNETDCNDGSDEVNCTMPIEHENSTCKGFLCDGGKRCISQYWTCDGHYDCDDKTDEDFTNNCRHTYHSNFLGDVVPCDKKEKSSCLDNSYCLSLGHMCDGLEDCRDGSDEGKFCNHWHNQCRNFTCPKSTKCKPRRTGPTCMCLGSAIFNDTSKRCELINECEHLMPVCSQKCHNGAGYYTCSCEEGYSMDTISKYLCFAPDPEALLFFSTKNDIRYVKVKSKEEVIVATGIKQAHGVSYDGNYLYWVETAKGHQAIMRAQLHNMAESKQVLAAFGIEDPGDIAVDFLGDNIYFSDTARGIISVCRSDGSLCTTLPANTKNPRFVTLEPKQGLMYWADWHDKAVIMSARMDGSQSDILVGNLSSFATGLALDSLNGRLYFVDRTVKVVRLKDKVVYFLFQEPFHHPYSLAVFENTVYWSDWTTNTILTADKIHGTSFNRNVLLRLDMPVFDMHLYHPILMKNTQNPCNHNLCAICLVTSNTTHVCACPDTMEMIGNRCQVRAGERPQFVLVGAGSHVTRVRRDVIGNPELHDTHLDVDRLQALAYDNYRDTLYIYDSQQKSINYMNLSDFTLGITHVLMNKGLENVVDMDYDFVSDTLYILDAGRRLIEVVSLSTRHSAIIYYFTHEEIPMSLCLLPDYGKLLVAVLESDENNEIHIDSIALDGEDRQHVLLNNIIGPNIRIRYSPDLNLVYISDEGRGVIDVMHPEGKGREVFREVLTTIGSVASTSTHLFWTDRHSSRLYWADVHEATHRIRRIELSIFPNDTNLHVLATSLPPRGALAAHACSAGGAPCSHVCVQTRNGNTSGHRCVCSPGFKMVNGDCLEIIHCRSDELYCHRSNQCFLKTAKCDGVKDCKYGEDEEGCAAPVTQSPLFCKHDQTNCHGVCISKNDVCKGNTSVVSCAQWEWACASGALCVSRTLACDGRADCPDGSDESPAACDTGTCFRTEFMCGSGNCIPITWHCDGGEDCADGSDEINCESNEYLCPEHLFQCKNNTCIDLSKRCDGKYDCEDHDDEDDCDISELFEESENLLTCMPWEYACEHNSSICLPMTARCNGKVDCPGGTDETGCYLHCLSYRGSYYSCKQEFMCLSQRRWCDGHTDCGDGSDETAEACAMMNKTLPVDLSHQVESCSKGYRCDSGQCVEWTRVCDRVRDCADGSDEGRLCESPCARDTCEHSCQPSPRGPHCTCPHGYTVNGSKCHDVDECALSTCSHVCHNLPGSFVCSCHAGYALRSDRRSCKAVRGRLSVLYTKKSSVWSMTNHIHSLRYHDKDDKEISDIDIAVRSGKMYVASSQTGKLVEVNLHDKGSEFGVITNVGVPSKVSADWVTGNLYFSDGHGHVRVCHFRRRRCAHVLQLPSAAKVTALVVDPANYKMFFCVSEGTEAIVRSASLSGKNVSDLTSVASCSGLAADSFSKIVYIASDPSSIMQVDYDGKVMMTIFSNNPTIHSPQHLALFEDHLYLLSGTHLIRCLLFSSKTCTPYSHLPNGTAFVIQHESVQRDDVHDDCETITCSNICVIESMGPQCVCHDGTWTSDGTCPLVEDSELARFEGVVIGTSSTRALPVVVVTLVVILFALYVCLFVRRLTKKKNAANYMQVRYQNTPEGMTHLSNPILDMPEAGYIINGMGHEFVNPLQFVRNMWQESFHKKSKPIGTSGLSFDTHQDLSDTESDLDVRESRRMIKE; translated from the exons ATGACAGtcctactaataattttaatgtggcTGGTGACGTGTCAAGCAGAATTCAATGATGAGATGCAATTTTTCGATCCTGAATGTCTCGTGGAGGGTGCCTTTTTCTGTCTCGGCGGAGGTTGCATATCTCAAGATAAATATTGCGATGGTAATCGCGATTGTGAGGATGGAAGTGATGAGAATTTTTGTA TAAACCACGCTCCGGATGCTTTATACTGCAATGAGACGCACCAATTCCTGTGCGGGGACGGACACAAGTGTGTGCCAAGTTCCTGGGTGTGCAACAACGAGACGGATTGTAATGATGGCAGTGATGAGGTCAACTGCACTATGCCAATTGAACATGAAAAC tCTACTTGCAAAGGATTCCTCTGCGACGGTGGCAAGCGGTGCATATCGCAATACTGGACCTGTGATGGTCATTATGATTGCGATGATAAAACTGATGAAGACTTTACAAATAACTGCC gacatACATATCACTCAAATTTTTTAGGCGATGTTGTGCCATGTGATAAAAAAGAGAAAAGTTCTTGCTTGGACAACTCATATTGCTTGTCCCTTGGTCATATGTGTGATGGTCTAGAAGATTGCCGAGACGGTAGCGATGAAGGAAAGTTTTGCAACCact GGCACAACCAGTGCAGAAACTTCACTTGTCCAAAAAGTACAAAATGCAAACCACGACGGACGGGACCCACCTGTATGTGCCTTGGCTCTGCAATCTTCAACGATACCAGCAAGCGATGCGAATTGATAAACGAATGCGAGCATCTAATGCCTGTTTGTTCCCAAAAGTGCCATAACGGAGCAGGCTATTATACATGCTCTTGCGAAGAAGGATATTCCATGGATACAATCAGTAAATACTTGTGCTTCGCTCCAG atCCGGAGGCGTTATTGTTTTTTAGTACAAAAAATGATATTCGTTACGTGAAAGTGAAGTCCAAAGAAGAGGTCATTGTTGCGACAGGAATCAAACAG GCTCATGGTGTATCCTATGATGGTAATTATCTGTATTGGGTAGAGACGGCAAAAGGTCACCAGGCAATCATGAGGGCGCAGCTGCATAACATGGCTGAGTCCAAACAG GTCTTAGCAGCTTTCGGTATAGAAGACCCAGGAGACATAGCAGTGGACTTCCTCGGAGACAACATATACTTCAGCGATACGGCGCGAGGGATCATCTCAGTGTGTCGGTCAGACGGCTCACTGTGTACCACTTTACCAGCAAACACGAAAAACCCTAGATTTGTCACCTTAGAACCTAAACAagg ACTTATGTACTGGGCTGATTGGCATGATAAGGCAGTTATCATGTCAGCTAGGATGGATGGTTCTCAATCAGATATCCTCGTCGGAAACTTAAGTTCCTTCGCCACAGGCTTAGCTCTGGACTCTTTAAATGGAAGACTATACTTTGTGGATCGGACAGTCAAAGTGGTTAGGTTGAAGGACAAGGTTgtatat TTCTTATTCCAAGAGCCGTTCCACCACCCATACTCGTTGGCCGTGTTCGAGAACACAGTTTATTGGAGCGACTGGACAACGAACACCATCCTGACGGCAGACAAAATCCACGGCACCTCGTTCAATAGAAACGTACTGCTTCGATTGGATATGCCTGTGTTTG atatgCACCTCTACCATCCAATTCTGATGAAAAATACTCAAAACCCATGTAACCACAACCTGTGCGCCATCTGTCTGGTCACCTCCAACACGACTCACGTGTGCGCTTGCCCTGATACGATGGAAATGATAGGAAATCGTTGCCAGG TGCGCGCGGGCGAGCGGCCGCAGTTCGTGCTGGTGGGCGCGGGCTCGCACGTGACGCGCGTGCGCCGTGACGTCATCGGCAACCCGGAGCTGCACGACACGCATCTGGACGTCGACCGGCTGCAAGCTCTTGCCTACGACAACTACAGAG ATACCCTATACATATATGACAGTCAGCAAAAATCTATCAACTACATGAATTTGAGCGACTTTACGCTCGGGATTACGCATGTACTCATGAACAAGGGGTTAGAAAACGTCGTCGACATGGATTATG ATTTCGTATCGGACACTCTGTACATACTGGACGCTGGTCGTCGTCTCATAGAAGTAGTTTCCCTGAGTACCAGACACAGCGCGATAATCTACTATTTTACACATGAAGAGATACCGATGAGTCTCTGTTTGTTGCCTGACTATGG gaAACTTTTGGTCGCTGTTCTGGAGAGTGATGAAAACAATGAAATCCACATAGACTCCATAGCACTGGACGGCGAAGACAGGCAACACGTTctcttaaacaatattattg GTCCGAACATTCGAATCCGCTATTCTCCCGACTTGAATCTTGTATACATATCTGATGAAGGCAGAGGGGTCATAGATGTCATGCATCCTGAAG gcAAAGGCAGAGAGGTATTCAGAGAAGTGTTAACAACTATCGGTAGTGTGGCTTCGACAAGCACGCACTTGTTCTGGACAGACCGACACTCGTCTAGACTGTACTGGGCGGACGTTCACGAAGCTACACATAGGATACGGCGAATTGaattat CAATATTCCCGAACGACACAAACCTGCACGTGCTCGCGACCTCACTCCCCCCGCGGGGCGCGCTCGCGGCTCACGCATGCTCTGCGGGCGGCGCGCCGTGCTCGCACGTGTGCGTCCAGACGCGCAACGGGAACACTTCTGGGCATCGCTGTGTGTGCTCGCCCGGATTCAAGATGGTGAACGGAGACTGCTTGGAAATTATACACTGTCGCTCCGACGAGTTGTACTGCCACAGGAGCAATCAGTGCTTCCTGAAGACTGCGAAATGTGATGGGGTCAAGGATTGCAAGTATGGGGAGGACGAAGAAGGGTGCGCTG cacCCGTAACACAGTCTCCACTATTTTGTAAACATGATCAAACGAACTGCCACGGTGTCTGTATATCGAAGAACGATGTTTGCAAAGGAAATACAAGCGTGG TGTCTTGCGCGCAGTGGGAGTGGGCGTGCGCGTCGGGCGCGCTGTGCGTGTCGCGCACGCTGGCGTGCGACGGGCGCGCCGACTGCCCCGACGGCTCCGACGAGAGCCCCGCCGCCTGCGACACCGGCACCTGCTTTCGCACCGAGTTTAT GTGTGGATCCGGCAACTGCATCCCAATCACTTGGCACTGTGATGGTGGGGAAGACTGCGCTGACGGTTCTGACGAAATAAATTGTG AGAGCAATGAGTATCTTTGTCCAGAACATTTGTTCCAATGCAAAAATAACACTTGCATAGATTTGTCCAAGCGTTGCGATGGCAAGTATGATTGTGAGGATCATGATGATGAGGATGACTGCGACATTTCGGAGTTGTTTGAAGAGTCG GAAAACCTGCTGACGTGTATGCCATGGGAGTACGCGTGCGAACACAACAGCAGCATCTGTTTGCCCATGACAGCTCg ATGCAACGGAAAGGTGGACTGTCCGGGCGGAACGGACGAGACTGGCTGCTACCTGCACTGCTTATCGTACAGGGGGTCTTACTATTCCTGCAAGCAGGAGTTCATGTGCTTATCACAACGCCGCTGGTGTGATGGACATACGGACTGTGGGGACGGCTCCGACGAAACCGCGGAGGCGTGCGCGATga TGAACAAAACCCTGCCCGTCGACTTGTCCCACCAAGTGGAGAGTTGCAGTAAGGGCTACCGCTGCGACAGCGGGCAGTGCGTGGAGTGGACGCGCGTGTGCGACCGCGTGCGCGACTGTGCGGACGGCTCCGACGAGGGGAGACTCTGTG AAAGTCCGTGCGCGCGGGACACGTGTGAGCACTCGTGCCAGCCCAGCCCACGCGGTCCGCACTGCACGTGTCCTCACGGGTACACCGTGAACGGAAGCAAGTGTCACGACGTGGACGAGTGCGCTCTGAGCACGTGCTCGCATGTGTGTCACAACTTGCCCGGTTCCTTCGTGTGCTCATGCCACGCGGGGTACGCACTCAG ATCCGATCGTCGTTCCTGCAAAGCTGTTCGCGGCCGTCTCTCCGTGCTCTATACCAAAAAGAGTTCCGTGTGGTCCATGACCAATCACATCCACAGCCTTCGGTATCACGACAAGGATGATAAAGAGATCAGCGATATTGATATCGCTGTCAG GAGTGGGAAAATGTACGTAGCATCAAGTCAAACTGGTAAGCTGGTCGAGGTGAACTTACATGACAAAGGATCAGAATTTGGTGTGATCACTAACGTCGGGGTCCCTTCCAAG GTGTCAGCGGACTGGGTGACAGGTAACTTGTACTTCAGCGACGGTCACGGCCACGTGCGCGTGTGTCACTTCCGGCGCCGGCGGTGCGCGCACGTACTACAGCTGCCTTCCGCGGCAAAG GTGACCGCCCTGGTAGTTGACCCGGCGAACTATAAAATGTTCTTCTGCGTCAGTGAGGGAACAGAAGCCATCGTACGATCTGCCTCTCTCTCAGGCAAGAATGTATCAGACCTGACTTCAGTGGCAAGCTGTTCTGGTCTCGCTGCTGATTCCTTCTCCAAGATTGTGTACATCGCAAGTGATCCTTCAAGTATAATGCAAGTGGATTATGATGGTAAAGTGAT GATGACCATCTTCTCCAATAATCCCACCATCCATTCTCCCCAACATCTCGCGCTGTTCGAAGATCACCTATACCTCCTCAGTGGCACCCATCTAATTCGCTGTCTACTGTTCAGCTCCAAGACTTGCACCCCCTACAGCCATTTACCTAATGGCACCGCATTCGTGATCCAGCACGAGAGCGTTCAGAGGGATGACGTCCACGATGACTGCGAAACGATCACTTGTTCCAATATTTGCGTGATAGAGTCAATGGGTCCACAGTGCGTTTGTCACGACGGGACCTGGACTAGTGATGGGACGTGTCCACTGGTCGAGGATAGTGAA CTGGCGCGGTTCGAAGGTGTGGTGATAGGAACGAGCTCTACACGCGCATTGCCTGTTGTGGTGGTGACGTTGGTAGTGATTCTCTTCGCTCTTTACGTGTGTCTGTTCGTGCGTCGGCTCACGAAGAAGAAAAATGCAGCAAACTATATGCA AGTGCGGTACCAGAATACTCCGGAGGGAATGACCCATCTGTCAAACCCCATTTTAGATATGCCGGAAGCCGGTTACATTATCAA CGGCATGGGACATGAATTTGTAAATCCACTACAATTTGTAAGAAACATGTGGCAAGAGTCCTTCCATAAGAAATCTAAGCCTATT ggCACATCAGGTTTATCATTTGATACACATCAAGATCTCTCCGATACAGAGTCTGATTTAGATGTGAGAGAAAGCAGAAGAATGATCAAagaataa
- the LOC125073486 gene encoding 26S proteasome regulatory subunit 8 produces MTLTKMEVDSVKGEGFRPYYTTKIEELQLIVAEKSQNLRRLQAQRNELNAKVRMLREELQLLQEQGSYVGEVVKPMDKKKVLVKVHPEGKFVVDLDKNVDINDVTANCRVALRNESYTLHKILPNKVDPLVSLMMVEKVPDSTYEMVGGLDKQIKEIKEVIELPVKHPELFDALGIAQPKGVLLYGPPGTGKTLLARAVAHHTECTFIRVSGSELVQKFIGEGSRMVRELFVMAREHAPSIIFMDEIDSIGSSRIESGSGGDSEVQRTMLELLNQLDGFEATKNIKVIMATNRIDILDPALLRPGRIDRKIEFPPPNEEARLDILKIHSRKMNLTRGINLRKIAELMPGASGAEVKGVCTEAGMYALRERRVHVTQEDFEMAVAKVMQKDSEKNMSIKKLWK; encoded by the coding sequence ATGACGCTTACTAAAATGGAGGTGGACTCCGTGAAGGGTGAAGGATTTCGGCCGTACTACACAACAAAAATCGAAGAACTGCAACTAATAGTAGCAGAAAAGTCCCAAAATCTTCGACGTCTTCAAGCTCAGCGTAATGAGCTCAACGCTAAAGTTCGCATGTTACGTGAAGAACTACAACTCCTGCAAGAACAAGGTTCCTATGTAGGAGAAGTCGTCAAGCCAATGGACAAAAAGAAGGTACTCGTCAAAGTTCATCCTGAAGGCAAGTTCGTAGTAGATTTAGACAAAAACGTTGATATCAATGATGTTACTGCGAACTGCCGCGTCGCTCTGCGTAACGAAAGTTACActcttcataaaatattaccaaacaAAGTCGATCCTTTAGTGTCTCTTATGATGGTAGAAAAAGTTCCAGATTCAACCTATGAAATGGTAGGAGGTTTGGATAAGCAAATTAAAGAGATCAAAGAGGTGATAGAACTGCCTGTGAAGCATCCTGAGTTGTTTGATGCATTGGGTATTGCACAACCTAAAGGAGTGCTGCTGTATGGTCCACCAGGTACAGGTAAGACGTTGTTAGCGCGTGCAGTCGCCCACCACACTGAGTGTACCTTCATCCGAGTCTCGGGTTCTGAACTTGTGCAGAAATTCATTGGTGAAGGAAGTCGAATGGTCAGAGAACTCTTCGTTATGGCTAGAGAGCATGCTCCATCTATCATTTTCATGGATGAAATTGATTCTATTGGTTCCTCTCGTATTGAGTCTGGCAGCGGAGGTGACTCTGAAGTACAGAGAACCATGTTAGAGCTTCTTAACCAGTTGGATGGATTTGAAGCAACAAAGAACATCAAAGTAATTATGGCCACCAATCGTATTGACATCCTTGACCCAGCTCTATTGAGACCTGGTCGTATTGATAGAAAGATTGAGTTCCCACCACCGAATGAGGAAGCTCGTTTAGACATTCTGAAAATTCACTCTCGTAAAATGAATCTTACGAGAGGTATTAATCTACGTAAAATAGCTGAGTTGATGCCAGGGGCATCTGGTGCAGAGGTGAAGGGAGTATGCACTGAAGCAGGCATGTATGCTCTCAGAGAACGCAGAGTCCATGTCACACAGGAAGACTTTGAAATGGCAGTAGCCAAGGTGATGCAAAAGGATTCCGAGAAAAACATGTCTATCAAGAAACTATGGAAGTAA